A section of the Babesia microti strain RI chromosome I, complete genome genome encodes:
- a CDS encoding DEAD/DEAH box helicase (overlaps_old_locusTagID:BBM_I03080) produces MADIPLLTTHRFSDLPLSNKIVKTLNKLGFEYLTSIQNAVLPLALERKNVLAESPTGSGKTLAFLLPVIERLGNEGFGGPLPTDISMLGCICLSPTRELAMQSAKQMEKLAEPFGLSVGCCIGGVGDKRDKATASKHAILVGTPGRILALLESQALVDLNNVSLLVLDEADRLVDMGFKQVIFEIVNQLPSDLQVLLFSATVKNALSDLCRLVLRSAPYEMVSLGNDFDGYTNLSKKLHQEYWIVPTGEKLYSLFNFLCFNQKRRILVFFATCKQVRLVYQLLKRTIPAISFIELHGKQSQLKRSKNFCNFSNNMKSGCFLTTDVTARGIDFPQIHCVVQVDLPDSIETYIHRIGRTARFTEKGRTIIFLTREEAPIVESIRTRGMIIKDGTHGITASAGNVSKKRFNFQQKLKEILTRNPEIKMMAQRACIAHYRSLLVSEARRLRLLADGDIMERDKQEIGDLAMSFGLAIPPVITIASGRPVSKPSKLAKLKDKIKAKVDSKHVEYDMNIDIKDVEITNKSDTFGSILEYASGSDEEILTVKRVNCDPVKETLNNPIISVSDRKKLRLNKRGIGKVRGTFGYLGAELRHKTFSDSDSHGDSDGDSHGGENNRCQGTDIEVNELEKIALSI; encoded by the exons ATGGCTGATATACCCTTATTGACAACCCACCGGTTCTCAGATCTACCACtatccaataaaattgtgaaaacattgaataaattggGGTTTGAGTATCTAACTTCGATTCAAAATGCAGTATTGCCGCTTGCATTGGAAAGGAAAAATGTACTAGCTGAGTCTCCCACTGGGTCTGGTAAAACTCTAGCCTTCCTTCTACCA GTGATTGAAAGGTTGGGAAATGAAGGATTCGGAGGTCCCTTGCCCACTGATATAAGCATGCTGGGTTGTATATGCCTATCTCCCACACGGGAGTTGGCAATGCAAAGCGCCAAACAGATGGAGAAACTGGCAGAGCCTTTCGGTTTATCCGTAGGCTGTTGTATTGGGGGCGTAGGGGACAAAAGGGATAAGGCAACCGCATCAAAACATGCTATTTTGGTTGGAACTCCGGGGAGGATTTTGGCGTTACTTGAATCGCAGGCGTTAGTTGATTTGAACAATGTTAGTTTGCTAG TCTTGGATGAGGCAGATAGATTGGTAGATATGGGATTCAAGCAAGTGATTTTTGAGATTGTAAATCAGCTACCCAGCGACTTACAAGTACTACTATTTTCCGCAACGGTTAAGAATGCGTTGAGCGATTTGTGTAGATTGGTTTTGAGG AGTGCTCCCTATGAAATGGTTAGCCTAGGGAACGATTTTGATGggtatacaaatttgtccaaGAAATTACACCAGGAATATTGGATCGTTCCAACTGGCGAAAAGTTGTACAGTTTGTTCAACTTTCTCTGCTTTAATCAAAAGAGACGTATCTTAGTATTTTTTGCCACATGCAAGCAAGTTCGCCTAGTTTATCAACTGTTGAAGCGTACAATACCAGctatttcatttattgaGTTACATGGCAAACAAAGTCAACTTAAGAGGAGTAAAAATTTCTGTAACTTTTCCAATAATATGAAAAGTGGATGCTTCTTAACTACTGACGTCACTGCCAGGGGGATTGACTTTCCCCAAATCCACTGTGTAGTACAAGTTGATCTGCCTGATAGTATAGAAACATATATTCATAGGATAGGCAGGACCGCTAGATTTACTGAGAAGGGGAGGACAATCATATTTCTCACAAGGGAGGAAGCTCCAATTGTAGAGTCAATTAGGACTAGGGGG ATGATAATAAAGGATGGGACTCATGGAATAACAGCATCTGCAGGGAATGTAAGTAAGAAACGATTCAATTTTCAGCAAAAACTCAAGGAAATTCTTACAAGAAACCCAGAGATTAAAATGATGGCGCAAAGAGCATGCATTGCCCACTATCGCAGTTTATTAGTGTCAGAAGCGAGGCGACTTAGATTGTTGGCCGATGGGGATATAATGGAACGAGATAAGCAAGAAATTGGCGATTTAGCTATGTCCTTTGGTCTGGCAATCCCCCCTGTAATAACTATCGCATCTGGTAGGCCCGTGTCTAAGCCATCAAAACTTGCAAAATTGAAGGATAAGATTAAGGCGAAAGTGGACAGTAAACATGTAGAATATGATATGAACATTGATATTAAAGATGTAGAAATTACCAATAAAAGTGATACTTTTGGTTCTATTCTAGAATACGCTTCTGGATCAGATGAAGAAATACTGACAGTGAAACGTGTAAATTGCGATCCGGTAAAGGAGACATTGAATAATCCAATAATTAGCGTATCTGACAGAAAGAAGTTAAGGCTTAACAAACGTGGCATTGGGAAGGTTAGAGGCACATTTGGCTACCTAGGTGCTGAACTCAGGCATAAAACTTTTAGTGATAGTGATAGTCATGGTGATAGTGATGGTGATAGTCATGGTGGGGAAAATAATCGTTGTCAAGGGACCGACATTGAAGTTAACGAGCTAGAAAAAATCGCTCTCAGCATCTAA
- a CDS encoding SNW domain-containing protein 1 (overlaps_old_locusTagID:BBM_I03075), with protein sequence MKRKGFVPRTNDDFCGGGAYPEIHLLQYPMGLGSPDAQASGTSIALQYGGDGKVAYDAIFQQDVLNEDGTVKKIVYSKPQDMAAKNFTPDQLTRPSEEQANEIINKTRDAINVALGKGKCEKKGPEFFRYTPRPDAAGRNENISQRIIRMAERPVDPMEPAKHQHKKIPQPPGSPPPPVMHSPPRKLTAKDQEDWKIPPCVSNWKNKKGYTIPLDKRIQADGRRLQEVYINDKFAALSESLSIAERSAREEVRLRNDELRQKKIQQDEAKEEQLRQLAAKARQERIASGYKGTWEEDQKRELEREMRMEKAGRKIGRKRDRDISEIVALGQAHPTASTTSMYDSRLFNTTQGIDSGFKEGIDDSYNIYDKPLFTDRSAAATIYTHSKDRYNQNIGEDVPSFAGASRDGPRTTPVEFIKDTADPFGLGNLLEEAKKK encoded by the exons ATGAAACGTAAGGGATTTGTTCCCAGGACAAATGACGATTTTTGCGGAGGGGGTGCATATCCTGAGATCCATTTGCTGCAGTATCCTATGGGCCTTGGCTCACCAGATGCACAG GCGAGTGGAACTTCAATTGCGTTGCAATATGGTGGAGATGGCAAAGTGGCCTACGATGCCATTTTCCAACAAGATGTACTTAACGAAGATGGAACGGTTAAGAAGATTGTTTATTCCAAGCCACAGGATATGGCtgccaaaaattttacccCCGATCAACTTACAAGGCCCAGTGAAGAACAGGCAAATGAGATTATCAACAAGACCAGGGATGCAATAAATGTGGCTCTAGGAAAGGGGAAGTGTGAGAAGAAGGGTCCTGAATTTTTTAGATACACTCCAAGGCCAGAT gCTGCTGGGagaaatgaaaatatttcacaGCGTATCATTAGGATGGCTGAGCGACCGGTGGACCCAATGGAACCGGCAAAGCACCAACATAAAAAGATTCCTCAGCCACCAGGGTCGCCACCTCCACCAGTTATGCATTCTCCACCAAGAAAACTAACTGCCAAGGATCAAGAAGATTGGAAAATCCCCCCTTGCGTTAGTAACTGGAAGAATAAAAAGGGGTACACTATACCCCTTGATAAGCGCATTCAAGCAGATGGCAGAAGATTACAAGAGGtgtatataaatgacaaattCGCCGCACTCAGTGAATCTTTGTCAATTGCTGAAAGATCAGCAAGGGAGGAAGTTAGGTTGAGAAATGATGAGTTGAGACAGAAGAAGATACAGCAGGATGAAGCCAAAGAAGAACAATTGCGACAATTGGCGGCAAAGGCCAGACAGGAAAG AATTGCATCTGGCTATAAAGGTACTTGGGAGGAAGACCAAAAGAGGGAATTGGAGAGGGAAATGCGCATGGAA AAAGCTGGGAGGAAGATTGGAAGAAAACGCGATCGAGATATATCAGAAATTGTGGCTCTTGGCCAAGCCCATCCCACTGCCTCAACTACATCAATGTATGACTCCAGACTGTTTAACACTACACAAGGCATAGATTCG GGTTTCAAAGAAGGAATTGATGACAGCTACAACATTTATGACAAACCATTATTCACCGACCGTTCAGCCGCCGCCACCATTTACACTCATTCCAAAGACCGCTACAATCAAAACATAGG TGAAGATGTCCCATCATTTGCGGGGGCCAGTAGGGATGGACCTAGGACAACCCCagttgaatttattaaggACACAGCGGATCCATTTGGTCTGGGCAATCTGCTAGAGGAGGCCAAGAAGAAGTAG